The following proteins are co-located in the Flectobacillus major DSM 103 genome:
- the trxA gene encoding thioredoxin — MGNYVVATDANFQELINSDKPVLVDFWAEWCGPCKMIGPVVEELAGDVEGQAIVAKMDVDANSVVPATLGIRSIPTLMIFKNGELKERLVGGNIPKAVLSQNLLKHA; from the coding sequence ATGGGAAATTATGTTGTAGCAACTGATGCAAACTTTCAGGAGCTAATAAATTCAGACAAACCTGTATTAGTAGATTTTTGGGCAGAATGGTGTGGTCCATGTAAAATGATAGGCCCAGTTGTAGAAGAATTGGCAGGAGATGTAGAAGGCCAAGCAATTGTAGCTAAAATGGATGTAGATGCTAATTCGGTTGTACCTGCAACTTTGGGTATTCGTTCTATTCCAACTTTGATGATTTTCAAAAATGGTGAATTGAAAGAAAGATTAGTAGGCGGTAATATTCCAAAAGCTGTTTTGTCTCAAAACCTTTTGAAACACGCTTAA
- a CDS encoding AraC family transcriptional regulator, producing MSLIATKYYLTEVDKLSDSIYCYHDAMGENLVQPHTHQKAQLLYTEGGVVHISIPEKTYFLPARHYLWIPAGVEHSIHASSPDIIMRNLYFPTSQNDVDFYANTAIYPVNDLLMQLFLFSNRWHGDIVPSDIPNFTIALAIKALLPSISAFSLPLALPYPKDERLTKLIDFMRNNLHNPIVFSEICQQFGFSQRSLSRLFQADLGMSFIQFYTILRILKALQLLLEEKLPVNDVAIMVGYSSIPTFSNTFYNLMGFRPSDYAKMKRVLE from the coding sequence ATGAGCTTAATTGCTACAAAATACTACCTTACAGAAGTTGATAAGTTGTCTGATTCGATTTATTGTTATCATGATGCCATGGGCGAAAACTTGGTACAGCCACATACACACCAAAAGGCCCAATTGTTGTACACAGAAGGAGGGGTAGTACATATTTCGATACCCGAAAAGACGTATTTTTTGCCAGCAAGGCATTACTTATGGATTCCAGCAGGTGTTGAGCATAGTATTCATGCTAGCTCGCCCGATATAATTATGCGGAATTTGTATTTTCCTACCAGTCAAAACGATGTAGATTTTTATGCCAATACAGCGATTTATCCTGTCAATGATTTGTTGATGCAATTGTTTTTGTTTTCCAATCGTTGGCATGGCGACATTGTGCCTAGCGACATTCCTAATTTTACGATAGCTTTGGCCATAAAGGCATTATTGCCATCTATTAGTGCTTTTAGCTTGCCCTTGGCATTGCCCTATCCCAAAGATGAACGTTTGACAAAACTGATAGATTTTATGAGGAATAACCTTCATAACCCTATTGTGTTCTCTGAAATATGCCAGCAATTTGGATTTAGTCAGCGGAGTTTATCACGTTTATTTCAGGCCGATTTAGGGATGTCGTTTATTCAATTTTATACTATTTTGCGAATATTGAAGGCTTTACAATTGCTATTAGAAGAAAAACTGCCTGTCAATGATGTGGCCATTATGGTTGGCTACAGTAGCATACCTACCTTCAGTAATACCTTTTATAACCTAATGGGTTTTCGGCCGTCTGATTATGCCAAAATGAAGCGAGTGTTGGAGTAA
- a CDS encoding DMT family transporter has product MNWILLIIAGLSEIGFTTCLVKAKESTGNIALFWLLGFFFSLTLSMYLLYRATLTLPMGTAYAVWTGIGAVGTAIIGIVFFKEPAEFWRIFFIFTLIASIVGLKFVSH; this is encoded by the coding sequence ATGAACTGGATTTTACTTATTATTGCTGGTCTTAGCGAAATAGGGTTTACTACTTGCCTAGTCAAAGCCAAAGAATCGACAGGCAATATTGCACTGTTTTGGTTATTGGGGTTTTTCTTTAGCCTTACTCTCAGTATGTATTTGCTTTATCGAGCCACGCTTACACTGCCAATGGGTACAGCCTATGCCGTATGGACGGGTATCGGGGCAGTCGGAACGGCTATTATAGGAATTGTTTTTTTTAAAGAACCTGCTGAATTTTGGCGTATTTTCTTTATTTTTACCCTCATCGCTTCTATTGTTGGACTCAAATTTGTTTCTCACTAA